CCGAGGCGACAGCTTCGACGAAGCGCTCTTCGCCGCCGTCGCCACCGACCCGCGGGTGGCGCTGGCCGGCCCGGTGGTCGAGGCGACGACGCAGGCCCTCGCCGCCGACGGCAGCCGCGTGCCGCTGCGCATCCTCGGTGTCGACACGCTGGTGGTGGCGTCGCTGGCGCCCGACCTGCTGCCCCGGGTCGCCGACGGCGCCGACCGGCTGGCGCTGCTCCACCCCGACCGCATCTTCCTCAACCCGGCGGCGCGGCAGCGGCTGGGCGACGCGGGCCCGCTGCGGCTCGCGGCCGGCGACCGCCTGGTCACCCTGCAGCGCGACGGCAGCGTCAACGCCGCCGGCCCGCCGCTGGCGGTGATGGACATCGCCGGCGCCCAGGCGCTGTTCGGTCCGACCGGCCGGCTGCACCGCGTCGACCTGCGGCTGGCCGAGGGGGCGGATCGCCGCGCGCTGATCGCCGCCCTGCCGCCCGGCCTGCGGGTGGCCGGCGAGCAGGAGGCCGAGGCCCGCGCCAGCGCCGTCTCCCGCGCCTACCGGGTCAACCTGACGGTGCTGGCGCTGGTGGCGCTGTTCACCGGCGGCTTCCTCGTCTTCTCGGTGCAGGCGCTGTCGGTGGCGCGGCGGCTGCCGGCCTTCGCGCTGCTCGGCGTGCTCGGCCTGTCCGGACGGGAGCGCCGCCGCCTGGTGCTGACCGAGGCGGCGCTGGTCGGCTTTGTCGGCAGCGCGCTGGGCCTGGCGCTGGGCGCGGCGCTGGCGGCGCTGGCGCTGCGGCTGCTGGGCGGCGACCTGGGCGGCGGTTACTTCCGCGGTCTGACGCCGACGCTGCAGGCGACGGCCGGCCCGGCGCTGGCCTACTTCGCGCTCGGCCTGCTGGCCGCGCTGGCCGGCGCCTGGGTGCCGGCGCGGCAGGCCGAGGCCATCGCCCCCGCCCAGGCGCTGAAGGGGCTGGGGCTGGACGGCGCCGTCGGCCGGCGCTGGCGCTGGCTCGGTCCGGCGCTGCTGGTCGCCGCCCTCGGCCTGGCGCTGCTGCCGCCCTGGCGCGGGCTGCCGCTGGGCGCCTACCTGGCGGTGGCGGCCGGGCTGCTGGGCGGCATCGTCTGCGTGCCGGCGGTGGTCGGCGCGCTGCTCGCCGTGCTGCCCTCGCCGCGCGGTGCGCTGCCGCTGCTGGCGCTGGAACGCGCCCGCCAGCAGCGGCTGCAGGCCAGCGTCGCGGTGGCCGGCGTGGTGGCGGCGCTGAGCCTGGGCGTCGCCCTGCTGGTGATGGTGGCCAGCTTCCGGCTGGCGGTGGCCGACTGGCTGGACCGGCTGCTGCCGGCCGACGTCTACGCCCGCAGCGTGGGCGCCGGCGGCCCCGAGGCCGGCGGCGGCGCCGGCGTGCTGCCGCCCGGCCTGCTGGCCCACGCCGCCGACCTGCCCGGCGTGCGCCGCGTCGAAGGCCAGCGCACGCAATCGGTGGTGCTCGACCCGGCCCAGCCGCCGCTGGCCATCGTCGCCCGGCCGCTGGCCGACGCCCGCCGGCTGCCGCTGGTCGGCGAGCAACGCCCGGCGCCTCCCGGCGAACTGGGCGTCTACGCCAGCGAAGCGGTGGCCGCGCTGTACGGCGTCGGGCCCGGCGGCCGGCTGGCGCTGCCGCTTGCGCCCGACCGGCCGCCGCTGCAGGTCACCGTGCTCGGCCTGTGGCGGGACTACGCCCGGCAGCACGGCGCGCTGCTGGTCGACCTGGCCGACTGGCAGCGCGCCACCGGCGACACCCGGCTGACCGACCTCGCCCTGTGGCTGCAGACCGGTGCCGACGCCGACGCGGTGCAGGCGGGCCTGCGCCAGGGGGTGGCCGACCCGGCGCTGCTGGAGACGGCCTCCACCGCGGAGATCCGGGCGCAGTCGCTGCGGCTGTTCGACCGCAGCTTCGCCGTCACCCGCTACCTGCAGGCGGTGGCCCTCTTCATCGGCCTGTTCGGCGTCGCCGCCAGTTTCTCCGGCCAGGTGCTGGCGCGGCGCAAGGAGTTCGGCACGCTGGCGCACCTGGGCGTGACCCGGCGCCAGCTGCTGGCGCTGGTGGCCGCCGAGGGCGCGCTGTGGACCGGGGCCGGCGCGGTGCTCGGCGTGGTGCTGGGGCTGGCGGTGAGCGTGGTGCTGGTGCACGTGGTCAACCCGCAGAGCTTCCGCTGGACGATGGACCTGCACGTGCCCTGGGCGCCGCTGGCCGCGCTGGCCGCGGCGGTGGTGGTCGCCGGCACGCTGACCGCCGCGCTGGCCGGCCGGGCGGCGGCCTCGCGCGAGCTGGCGCTGTCGGTGAAGGAGGACTGGTGATGGAACGGCGGCGCGTGCTCGGGACCCTGGCCGGCGTGGTCGGTGGCGCGATGGGTGGCTCGGTGGCGGGCCCGCCGGGCGCCATGGCGCAGGGCGCCGGCACCGCCGCCGCCGACACCTGGGCCCACGACCCGCCGCCCGACCGCTTCGACCCCCAGGCGCTGCTCGACCTGCGCTCGCTCAACGAGGCGGTGGCCGGCGAGAGCGGCTTCGTCACCGTCGACGGCCAGGGCGGCTTCCGCCGCGGCGACGGCCGGCCGCTTCGCTTCTGGGCGGTGAACTCGGGCGTCGGCTTCGGCTGGCAGCCCACGCCGCGCGGGCCGCAGACCGCGCCCGACCTGGCCCGCCATGCGCGCTTCCTCGCCAAGCGCGGGGTGAACATGGTGCGGCTGCACCGGCAGCTCTCGCCGCCGCCGCAGGCCGGGCAGCCGATGGACCGCATCAACGAGTCGGAGCGTGACGGCATCTGGCGCGCGGTGGCCGCCTACCGGCGCGAGGGCATCTACGTGACGCTGTCGCCCTACTGGGCCGGGCCGATGCAGTTCGCGCCCGACACCCCGCTCGCCGGCGGGCCGCAGCCGGCCTGGGGGCTGCTGTTCTTCGACGAGGTGCTGCAGCGCGCCTACCGGTCCTGGCTGACGCAGCTGCTGCGGCCGAAGAACCCGCACACCGGCATCGCGCTGCTCGACGACCCGGCGCTGGCCATCCTGCAGCTGCAGAACGAGGACAGCCTGCTGTTCTGGACGCTCGAGGGCCTGAAGGGCCCGCAGCGCGAGGCGCTGGAGCGTCGCTACGGCGCCTGGCTCGCCGGCCGCCACGGCAGCGTCGACAAGGCGCTGTCGGCCTGGGCGGGCGCCTGGTCGATCGGCAGCGGCACCGAGCCCGCCGACCGACCGGCCGAGGGCCGGCTGGCGCTGCTGCCGCTGTGGACGCTGGCGCAGCCGCCGCGCAGCGCCGCGATAGGCCGCCGGCTGGCCGACCAGACCGAGTTCCTGGCCACCACGATGCGCGACTTCAACCAGCGCACGGTGGACTGGCTGCGCCGCGACCTGGGCGTCAAGGCGCTGGTCAACGCCGGCAACTGGCGCACGGCCGACGAGGCCCGGCTGGGCGACGCCGAACGCTGGAGCTACGGCCCCGGCGAGGTCGACGCGGCCAACGTCTACACCCATGGCCTGCACGAGGGCGAGCACGTCGGCTGGGCGGTGCTGGCCGGCGACCGCTACACCGACGGCAGCGTGCTGCGCGACCCGCGCCGGCTGCCGCTGGCGCTGCGCCAGGTGGCCGGGCGGCCGATGCTGGTCACCGAGGCCGGCTGGGTGATGCCCGGCGCGCACGGCGCGGAGGGGCCGTTCCTCGTCGCGGCCTTCCAGAGCCTGCTCGGCACCGCCGGCCACTACTGGTTCGCCACCGGCGAGGAAGGCCATGTGCCGCCGCGATCGGCCAACGGCTGGCTGGATTCGCAGTCGAAGTGGACCTTCGGCATGCCGGAGGTGATCGGCGGCTTCCCCGCCGCCGCCCTGCTCTACCGCCGCGGCGACCTGCAGCGCGCGCCGCCGACCGTCGTGCAGCGGCGGCCGCTGTCCTCGCTGTGGCAGCGCGAGCCGGCGCAGCCGCCGGAGGACCCGGCCTACGACCCCAACCGCGACGCCCAGGCCGCGCAACGCCCCGACCAGGCCAGCGACGCCTTCCTGCTCGGCCCGGTGCTGGTGGCCTTCGGCGACGCGCCGGCGCCGCGCGCGGCGCCGGCGGCGGCGTCGGCCGACGGCCTGCTGCGGCCGGCCACCGGCGAACTGGCCTGGGACCGGCGCCAGGGCGTGCTGCGCCTCGATTCGCCGCGGGCGCAGGGCGTGGCGGCGCACTTCGACGCCGCGCCGCGGCATGCCTTGCGCGACCTGCGCGTCGACTGCGGCAACCGCTT
The sequence above is a segment of the Aquabacterium sp. J223 genome. Coding sequences within it:
- a CDS encoding FtsX-like permease family protein; the protein is MTRWLLAALSLPEWRAHPWRQGVALLAVALGVALAYSVQLLNDAALAQFSAASRAAGGEPDLTLRAARGDSFDEALFAAVATDPRVALAGPVVEATTQALAADGSRVPLRILGVDTLVVASLAPDLLPRVADGADRLALLHPDRIFLNPAARQRLGDAGPLRLAAGDRLVTLQRDGSVNAAGPPLAVMDIAGAQALFGPTGRLHRVDLRLAEGADRRALIAALPPGLRVAGEQEAEARASAVSRAYRVNLTVLALVALFTGGFLVFSVQALSVARRLPAFALLGVLGLSGRERRRLVLTEAALVGFVGSALGLALGAALAALALRLLGGDLGGGYFRGLTPTLQATAGPALAYFALGLLAALAGAWVPARQAEAIAPAQALKGLGLDGAVGRRWRWLGPALLVAALGLALLPPWRGLPLGAYLAVAAGLLGGIVCVPAVVGALLAVLPSPRGALPLLALERARQQRLQASVAVAGVVAALSLGVALLVMVASFRLAVADWLDRLLPADVYARSVGAGGPEAGGGAGVLPPGLLAHAADLPGVRRVEGQRTQSVVLDPAQPPLAIVARPLADARRLPLVGEQRPAPPGELGVYASEAVAALYGVGPGGRLALPLAPDRPPLQVTVLGLWRDYARQHGALLVDLADWQRATGDTRLTDLALWLQTGADADAVQAGLRQGVADPALLETASTAEIRAQSLRLFDRSFAVTRYLQAVALFIGLFGVAASFSGQVLARRKEFGTLAHLGVTRRQLLALVAAEGALWTGAGAVLGVVLGLAVSVVLVHVVNPQSFRWTMDLHVPWAPLAALAAAVVVAGTLTAALAGRAAASRELALSVKEDW